One stretch of Candidatus Dadabacteria bacterium DNA includes these proteins:
- a CDS encoding aspartate-semialdehyde dehydrogenase, producing the protein MERKEKYNVAIAGATGAVGQEMMQILEERNFPVGELRLLASERSRGRKYSFCGREITVSVLGEDSFRGIDIAIFSAGSERSRKYADCAVASGAVVIDNSSAFRMDPEIPLVVPEINAQAAALHEKKGIVANPNCTTAVAIMALKPIHDVSRIKRVVATSFQAVSGAGAGGIAELESQVRNWSESEEPPRETNTFPHQIAFNVIPHIDSFTESGYTKEEMKLHNETRKILGDDSIVLTATTVRVPVFRSHSVSLNLETERKVTVEEAREAIRNFPGVSLVDDPENSDYPMPVESSGKDDCFVGRIREDYTVKNGLSLWVSGDQLRKGAALNAVQIAELLVSNSH; encoded by the coding sequence ATGGAAAGAAAAGAAAAATACAACGTGGCGATAGCGGGAGCCACGGGCGCCGTGGGACAGGAGATGATGCAGATACTCGAGGAAAGAAATTTTCCCGTGGGAGAACTGCGCCTTCTCGCTTCCGAGCGCTCCCGAGGGAGAAAATACAGTTTCTGCGGAAGGGAGATAACCGTCTCGGTGCTGGGTGAGGACTCCTTTCGTGGCATAGACATAGCTATTTTCTCCGCCGGCTCCGAAAGAAGCAGAAAATACGCGGACTGCGCCGTTGCAAGCGGAGCGGTGGTTATCGACAACAGTTCGGCGTTTCGCATGGACCCCGAAATTCCCTTGGTAGTACCCGAGATAAACGCCCAGGCGGCCGCGCTTCACGAAAAAAAAGGGATAGTTGCCAATCCCAACTGCACAACTGCGGTAGCCATTATGGCGCTTAAGCCCATCCATGACGTATCAAGAATAAAAAGGGTGGTCGCAACGAGCTTTCAGGCGGTCTCGGGAGCGGGAGCCGGTGGAATAGCGGAGCTTGAAAGCCAGGTGCGAAACTGGTCTGAGAGCGAAGAGCCCCCGCGCGAAACAAACACGTTTCCCCACCAGATAGCCTTTAACGTGATCCCGCACATAGACTCCTTTACGGAGAGCGGCTACACGAAGGAAGAAATGAAGCTTCATAACGAAACGCGCAAGATACTGGGGGATGATTCCATAGTCCTCACGGCGACGACCGTGAGGGTCCCGGTTTTCCGGTCCCACTCGGTTTCACTTAATCTGGAAACGGAAAGAAAAGTGACTGTCGAGGAGGCAAGGGAGGCGATCAGGAATTTCCCTGGGGTCTCGCTCGTTGACGACCCGGAGAATTCCGACTACCCGATGCCGGTTGAAAGTTCCGGGAAAGATGACTGCTTTGTCGGAAGAATCAGGGAGGACTACACGGTCAAGAACGGTCTTTCTCTCTGGGTAAGCGGAGACCAGTTAAGGAAGGGCGCGGCTCTTAACGCAGTGCAGATAGCTGAGCTTCTGGTCAGCAATTCCCACTAA
- a CDS encoding RpiB/LacA/LacB family sugar-phosphate isomerase — translation MKIAVGSDEKNALTDEVIEELRKRDLDVELFGPLADENVEWAEVAEQVAEKVSQKECDQGILFCSTGTGVSIAANKVPGIRAALCTDSKTAAGARMWNDANILAMSLRLVSPDVAKEILDAWFQSEPDPSEKENIEKVAGIESKHRSRTD, via the coding sequence ATGAAGATCGCTGTTGGAAGTGATGAAAAAAACGCTCTTACCGACGAGGTAATAGAGGAGCTTCGTAAAAGAGACCTGGACGTTGAGCTCTTCGGACCTCTTGCGGATGAAAACGTGGAATGGGCCGAAGTCGCAGAGCAGGTGGCCGAGAAGGTTTCTCAGAAAGAGTGCGATCAGGGAATACTGTTCTGCTCGACGGGAACGGGGGTAAGCATTGCCGCGAACAAGGTTCCTGGAATACGGGCCGCCCTGTGCACGGACTCAAAGACGGCCGCGGGGGCGCGTATGTGGAACGACGCGAACATACTTGCCATGAGCCTGCGTCTAGTATCCCCTGACGTAGCGAAGGAAATCCTTGACGCTTGGTTCCAGAGTGAACCGGACCCCTCTGAGAAGGAAAACATAGAGAAAGTAGCCGGAATCGAATCAAAGCATCGCAGCCGTACGGACTGA
- a CDS encoding ABC transporter substrate-binding protein has protein sequence MSQQRKLKTYIFPGSSWRSKLAGGRVLHRGRRLLRSCAQTGVLFAALAVFATLALLACLHDSDRPGSIADQLRKNAEGFEYTIGKTGGVLTVATTSKPLTLNLAIANDTGSTGVLGYLFEGLTETSWLTDEVKPLLAESWTHSDDGLTWTFSLRKDVTWHDGTPFTAHDVEFTFNRIVYNEDIKSSAGATFNFRFLDEATGTWTQERMTVTALDDYTVRCVLPVPFAPFLRSMGTAIYPKHILEPYVDDGTFNEVWGIDTEPAEVIGTGPFTIERYVPDDRVVFSRNPNYWLKDETGNSLPYLDKIVHLIVPSLETELAMFKEGDSDIHGVLGEEFAELEPLQAEGNFTIHRRGPNFGSTFLAFNMNPDQNPDTMEPYVAATKLKWFRNTQFRQAVAHIVDKDAIIRDVQHGLGYPQWSSISPAAGDFHNPDVRRYEYDIAEANRILDNLGWVDTDGDGIREDEAGNTIAFSLVTQTQANVRERIGKIIQQDLEEIGIKADFRLVEFGELVSQLTRSYDWEAIVIGLSGGPDPHGGINVWHSSENLHLWYPNQTQPATDWEAEIDSLYIRASQELNRGQRIALYHRAQEIVAENVPLIYTTHSERLTAVRNVFGNTTPTLYGLWDIRYLYRTDL, from the coding sequence ATGTCTCAACAACGAAAGTTAAAAACTTACATTTTTCCCGGCAGTTCTTGGCGTAGCAAGCTTGCTGGAGGCCGTGTACTCCACAGAGGAAGACGATTACTGCGGTCATGCGCTCAGACCGGTGTTCTTTTTGCCGCTTTAGCCGTTTTCGCAACGCTGGCCTTGCTTGCCTGCTTGCACGACAGCGACCGCCCAGGCAGCATTGCCGATCAGCTAAGAAAGAATGCCGAGGGGTTTGAGTACACGATTGGCAAGACCGGCGGGGTGCTGACGGTCGCGACCACCTCCAAGCCACTTACCCTGAACTTGGCTATTGCGAACGATACCGGGTCGACAGGAGTTCTGGGGTATCTCTTCGAGGGCCTGACCGAGACCTCGTGGCTCACTGACGAAGTCAAACCGTTGCTGGCCGAGTCTTGGACCCATTCGGATGACGGCCTGACCTGGACTTTTTCCCTGCGCAAGGACGTGACTTGGCACGACGGAACGCCTTTTACGGCGCATGACGTGGAGTTCACCTTCAACCGCATCGTATACAACGAGGACATAAAATCCAGCGCCGGGGCAACGTTCAACTTCCGGTTTCTGGACGAGGCTACAGGAACTTGGACGCAGGAGAGGATGACCGTCACGGCGCTTGACGACTATACGGTACGGTGCGTCTTGCCGGTGCCGTTTGCACCGTTCCTGCGCTCCATGGGTACCGCTATCTATCCCAAGCATATTCTGGAGCCGTACGTGGACGACGGCACTTTCAACGAGGTATGGGGCATAGACACGGAGCCGGCCGAAGTCATCGGCACCGGTCCCTTTACCATTGAGCGTTATGTCCCCGACGATCGCGTGGTCTTCAGTCGCAACCCGAATTACTGGCTCAAGGATGAAACGGGCAACAGTCTGCCGTACTTGGACAAAATCGTTCACCTTATCGTCCCGTCCCTAGAGACCGAACTCGCCATGTTCAAGGAAGGGGACTCAGACATTCATGGTGTGCTCGGCGAGGAATTCGCGGAACTCGAACCGCTGCAGGCGGAGGGGAATTTCACTATCCACAGGAGAGGTCCCAACTTCGGGTCGACATTTCTGGCTTTTAACATGAACCCCGACCAAAACCCGGATACAATGGAACCCTATGTAGCGGCCACCAAGCTTAAGTGGTTCCGGAATACGCAGTTCCGCCAGGCTGTCGCACACATCGTTGACAAAGACGCGATCATACGCGACGTACAGCATGGACTCGGCTACCCGCAGTGGTCCTCCATCAGTCCGGCCGCAGGTGACTTTCACAATCCCGACGTGCGGCGGTACGAGTACGACATCGCCGAAGCCAACCGCATCCTAGATAATCTCGGCTGGGTCGATACCGACGGGGACGGGATTCGTGAAGACGAAGCAGGCAATACGATTGCGTTCTCTCTGGTAACCCAAACCCAGGCCAACGTACGTGAAAGAATTGGAAAGATCATCCAACAGGATCTCGAGGAGATCGGCATCAAGGCGGATTTCAGGCTGGTCGAGTTCGGCGAACTCGTCTCCCAGCTGACACGCTCTTATGACTGGGAAGCTATAGTCATTGGCTTAAGCGGGGGGCCAGACCCTCATGGCGGCATTAATGTCTGGCATAGCAGTGAGAATCTGCACCTTTGGTATCCGAATCAGACGCAGCCGGCAACGGACTGGGAAGCCGAAATAGATAGTCTTTACATAAGGGCGAGCCAGGAACTGAATCGTGGCCAACGCATAGCGCTATACCACCGCGCCCAGGAAATCGTTGCCGAGAACGTGCCGCTCATCTACACAACGCATTCGGAACGGCTGACCGCAGTCCGAAACGTCTTCGGCAACACGACGCCCACGTTGTACGGGCTTTGGGATATCCGCTACCTCTATCGAACTGATCTATAG
- a CDS encoding electron transfer flavoprotein subunit beta/FixA family protein: MKIVVFITQTQDTEARIKVDSSGDSIDTEGMKWIMNPYDEFAVEEAIRTKEAYGGEVVLITAGPQRASQALLQGLAMGADSAVHISDEALGETVDSLVISKLVASELGNIEGVDLIFTGMKIIDEESVQVGIQIAEELGIAHLALVSKVIDVKPDEKKLVCQKEIDGGSVSVEVSLPALITCPDAMNEPRYASVPNIMKAKRKPMKTVSLDDVDFGSLGIDRDAVGKSGAKIKTVSLEVPEVERKLRIIKGSDETTVKGDEIAESARELVKLLRDDAKVI; the protein is encoded by the coding sequence GTGAAGATAGTGGTTTTTATAACACAGACGCAGGACACCGAAGCGAGGATAAAGGTCGATTCCTCCGGCGATTCCATAGATACAGAAGGCATGAAATGGATCATGAATCCTTACGATGAATTCGCCGTTGAGGAGGCCATCAGGACCAAGGAAGCATACGGGGGCGAAGTTGTTCTGATCACAGCGGGCCCGCAGCGCGCTTCACAGGCGTTGCTTCAGGGGCTTGCAATGGGCGCCGATTCCGCAGTGCATATCTCGGATGAAGCTCTCGGGGAGACCGTTGATTCCCTTGTCATTTCAAAACTAGTCGCGTCGGAACTCGGAAATATCGAGGGGGTGGACCTGATTTTCACGGGGATGAAGATCATTGACGAGGAATCCGTTCAGGTGGGCATACAGATAGCCGAAGAACTTGGAATTGCACACCTTGCGCTTGTAAGCAAAGTGATTGACGTAAAACCGGATGAGAAAAAGCTTGTCTGCCAGAAAGAGATCGATGGCGGAAGCGTTTCCGTCGAGGTTTCTCTCCCGGCCCTTATAACCTGTCCCGACGCTATGAACGAGCCCCGCTACGCGTCCGTTCCCAACATAATGAAAGCAAAGAGAAAACCGATGAAAACAGTCTCCCTAGACGATGTGGATTTCGGTTCTCTCGGTATTGACAGGGATGCCGTGGGCAAGTCTGGGGCGAAGATAAAAACAGTGAGTCTTGAAGTTCCCGAGGTGGAGAGAAAACTGAGAATTATAAAAGGAAGCGACGAGACCACGGTCAAGGGAGATGAGATTGCCGAGTCCGCAAGGGAACTCGTTAAGCTTTTGAGAGATGACGCGAAGGTCATATGA
- a CDS encoding electron transfer flavoprotein subunit alpha/FixB family protein, with the protein MSSEIWVVADIKADGQIRKVTFEVLSEARRKLGGSVCAVLLGSGVSDRVSELASYGAEKVYVVDNPNLRDFNPDGYVKALCELIKKHSPAVVLSGNTAFAEDYMPRVASGTGSGLAMDCVDIGMTDDGRLRIKRYSHSSRAISTQEFNGDGSAMIATVRPNSFKEEESAGAGQVVSEDAGITDADIKIKVIEMKTKESDRPELTEAERVVSGGRGLGSEENFNHIYDLADLLGAAAGATRAAVDAGYCPYDMQVGQTGKAVSPVLYVAVAISGSVQHFSGMGSSKVIVSINKDPEAPIFAKSDYGICGDLFQVLPPLTEELKKALSE; encoded by the coding sequence ATGAGTAGTGAAATCTGGGTTGTTGCTGATATAAAGGCTGACGGACAGATAAGAAAGGTGACGTTTGAGGTTCTTTCCGAGGCCAGAAGAAAACTTGGAGGTTCCGTCTGCGCAGTGCTGCTCGGGAGCGGCGTTTCGGACAGGGTTTCTGAGCTTGCAAGCTACGGAGCGGAGAAAGTCTACGTGGTAGATAATCCCAACCTCAGGGATTTTAATCCTGACGGTTACGTGAAAGCCCTTTGCGAACTTATAAAGAAACACTCTCCGGCGGTTGTGCTCTCAGGCAACACGGCTTTCGCCGAGGATTATATGCCCAGAGTCGCTTCTGGCACGGGTTCGGGGCTTGCAATGGACTGCGTAGATATAGGCATGACCGACGACGGAAGGCTCAGGATAAAAAGGTATTCACACTCAAGCAGAGCAATCTCCACCCAGGAGTTTAACGGCGACGGAAGCGCGATGATCGCCACCGTGAGGCCCAATTCCTTTAAGGAGGAAGAGTCGGCCGGCGCGGGGCAGGTAGTGAGCGAAGATGCAGGGATTACGGATGCCGACATAAAGATCAAGGTCATTGAAATGAAAACCAAGGAATCCGACCGACCCGAGCTTACCGAGGCCGAGAGGGTGGTTTCCGGCGGCAGGGGTCTTGGAAGCGAGGAGAATTTCAATCACATATACGATCTTGCGGATCTGCTTGGCGCGGCCGCTGGGGCGACAAGAGCCGCGGTCGACGCGGGATACTGTCCATATGACATGCAGGTCGGCCAGACCGGAAAGGCGGTATCTCCAGTGCTTTACGTCGCGGTTGCCATATCCGGTTCGGTACAGCATTTCTCCGGCATGGGTTCATCAAAGGTCATAGTTTCCATAAACAAGGATCCGGAAGCCCCGATTTTCGCGAAATCCGATTATGGAATCTGCGGAGACCTTTTCCAGGTTCTTCCCCCGCTTACGGAAGAGCTCAAAAAAGCCTTGTCCGAGTAA
- the murI gene encoding glutamate racemase, translating to MEERKNRPIGIFDSGIGGLTVSKEIMNLLCEENIVYLGDTARVPYGTKSQRTVRKYVESTTNFLLSKNIKLLVVACNTASAYAIEMLKENLEIPVVGVVEPGAKRASELTVNGKIGVIGTQATIKSGSYEKKLREICSSSIEIHSKPCPLFVPLAEEGWENDETAVLIAEKYLGDLKESGIDVLILGCTHYPILKNTIAGVMGKGISLVDSAEETAKQTENILRSQGLLREDGKAREMSFYLTDDSETFTSIASRFLGKPMEKTEVVDIV from the coding sequence ATGGAAGAGAGAAAAAACCGGCCAATAGGGATTTTTGACTCGGGAATAGGAGGACTTACGGTCTCAAAGGAGATAATGAACCTTCTTTGCGAGGAGAATATCGTATATCTCGGCGACACGGCCAGAGTCCCTTATGGAACGAAATCCCAAAGAACCGTAAGAAAATACGTTGAGAGCACCACTAATTTCCTTTTATCAAAAAACATAAAACTCCTGGTCGTGGCGTGTAACACCGCGTCTGCGTACGCTATAGAGATGCTGAAAGAAAATCTCGAAATTCCCGTTGTGGGAGTAGTGGAGCCGGGAGCGAAAAGAGCCTCGGAACTCACTGTTAACGGGAAGATAGGGGTGATAGGCACCCAGGCGACCATAAAAAGCGGCTCCTACGAGAAAAAACTGCGGGAAATCTGCTCCTCTTCAATAGAGATACACTCAAAACCCTGCCCGCTTTTCGTTCCGCTTGCAGAAGAAGGATGGGAAAATGATGAAACCGCCGTCCTTATAGCCGAGAAATATCTTGGAGATCTCAAGGAATCCGGAATAGACGTGCTGATACTAGGCTGCACGCACTACCCTATTCTTAAAAACACGATCGCCGGGGTTATGGGCAAAGGGATAAGTCTCGTCGATTCAGCTGAAGAAACCGCAAAGCAGACCGAAAACATACTAAGGTCCCAAGGGTTGCTAAGAGAAGACGGCAAGGCGCGGGAGATGTCGTTTTACCTTACCGATGATTCGGAAACCTTTACTTCAATCGCGTCCAGATTCCTCGGAAAACCCATGGAAAAAACGGAAGTCGTCGATATAGTGTGA
- a CDS encoding acyl-CoA thioesterase: MVQYVLPEHSNNHGTLHGGILMDWIMLTGSITSFKFANGPAVLGATDSIDFLNPVKIGEIVVLESWVEYVGTSSIEVAVRVHSEDGETDEKKLITLSYMAFVAVDENVGARKIEAKLSASSTVERELIARAEERKAQRLPEIKRRQRNVSNVADETESSRLIFNTTKMVLPEDAFYGKFMSVGKLMKYIDESAAILAKRFTKGVLVTGSLDDLFFYSPLNVGNLIEFKAGITHVGTRSLELAIKVDSYDTQTGESSHACTAFLTYVKVDEAGNPVPVPEFTPETPYEIRLWKEAEKRKAKRRARVERAKSLADDYLNEYKKVSSRSRKES, from the coding sequence ATGGTCCAGTACGTGCTTCCCGAACACTCGAACAACCACGGGACCCTGCACGGCGGAATACTCATGGACTGGATTATGCTCACCGGCAGCATCACGTCCTTTAAGTTCGCAAACGGGCCAGCGGTCCTGGGGGCTACAGACAGCATAGATTTTCTTAACCCCGTAAAGATCGGGGAAATAGTAGTTCTTGAAAGCTGGGTTGAGTATGTGGGAACTTCATCCATTGAAGTCGCGGTACGCGTGCACTCAGAAGACGGGGAGACCGATGAAAAAAAGCTTATAACCCTCTCCTATATGGCCTTCGTCGCCGTGGACGAAAATGTAGGAGCGAGAAAAATAGAAGCAAAACTAAGCGCGTCCAGCACGGTTGAACGGGAGCTTATAGCCCGGGCAGAGGAAAGGAAGGCTCAAAGACTTCCAGAGATAAAAAGAAGGCAAAGAAACGTCTCCAACGTAGCGGATGAGACGGAAAGTTCAAGGCTCATTTTCAATACCACCAAGATGGTGCTCCCGGAAGACGCCTTCTACGGGAAATTTATGTCCGTAGGGAAGCTTATGAAGTACATTGATGAGAGCGCCGCCATTTTGGCGAAAAGGTTTACCAAAGGTGTTCTGGTTACGGGATCCCTTGACGACCTTTTCTTCTACTCGCCGCTTAATGTCGGGAATCTGATCGAATTCAAGGCGGGCATCACCCATGTGGGAACAAGGTCTCTTGAACTGGCTATCAAGGTCGATTCGTATGATACACAGACCGGAGAGTCATCCCACGCGTGCACGGCGTTTCTCACCTACGTGAAAGTCGACGAAGCCGGAAACCCCGTCCCGGTCCCCGAGTTCACCCCTGAAACTCCCTACGAAATCCGGCTCTGGAAAGAAGCGGAAAAAAGAAAGGCAAAGAGAAGAGCGAGGGTGGAGAGAGCCAAGAGTCTTGCCGATGATTACCTGAACGAATACAAAAAAGTAAGCTCACGATCAAGAAAAGAGAGTTGA
- the clpA gene encoding ATP-dependent Clp protease ATP-binding subunit ClpA — MVASEELEKTLYRAYQQAKDRKHEFITPEHILLELTRDKVAVEVLIECDVDTGLLANDLEEHLTKNVSSIDSPHLPEPTYSEGSKYIFRVASMHAESAEKKEITGANILVAMFRVPESHAVYFLNRQGLTRFAVIKQISHGKDERTEEHQEKPATTKEQQKETKKAETKNPLELYCTDLIEKARNGSIDPLIGREKEVQRIIHILGKRKKNNPVLVGDAGVGKTAIVEGVAHRVVSGEVPEAMKNLKIHLLNIGTLTAGTKYRGDFEERLNAVIDETKRDPDNVLFIDEIHTVIGAGAVSGGSLDASNMLKPALAGGDIKCIGTTTLKEYRIIFEKDHALSRRFQRVTVDEPSVEDCGKILFGLKRHYEKYHNVKYSRGAIRACIELSDRYIMDRKLPDKAIDIMDEAGAAVKLRNPDPEITRQVKVSDMEKLVAKIAKIPTKSVKAEDRNLLHDLGDNLKEFIYAQDEAIDKLVNAIQMSRAGISEPEKPVGSFMFSGPTGVGKTELAKKLAEILGVEFIRFDMSEYMEKHTVSRLIGSPPGYVGYDQGGQLTEAIYKSPHCVLLLDEIEKAHEDIYNILLQVMDHATLTDSNGRKVDFRQVILILTTNTGSRESMNRNVGFAKKEFEDKSPEAIDRYFSPEFRNRLNEIIRFNPLDIKIVERIVDKMIGELQQRLVPKKVTISLTPEARLFLARKGYDPQLGARPVQRVINSEVAEKLSKEILFGELSGGGKAILSLEDEQIVLRAETD, encoded by the coding sequence ATGGTAGCATCAGAAGAACTCGAGAAAACCCTCTACCGAGCCTACCAGCAGGCAAAAGACCGCAAGCACGAGTTCATCACCCCGGAGCATATACTCCTTGAACTCACAAGGGACAAAGTCGCCGTGGAAGTGCTGATAGAATGCGATGTCGACACCGGGCTTCTCGCAAACGATCTTGAGGAACACCTCACTAAAAACGTATCCTCGATCGACTCCCCCCATCTTCCCGAACCGACCTACTCCGAAGGAAGCAAGTACATCTTCAGAGTGGCTTCAATGCACGCCGAAAGCGCGGAAAAAAAAGAAATAACCGGGGCTAACATACTGGTCGCCATGTTCAGGGTTCCCGAATCGCACGCCGTGTACTTCCTGAATCGCCAGGGGCTTACCCGGTTTGCCGTTATAAAGCAGATATCCCACGGAAAAGACGAGAGGACCGAGGAACATCAGGAAAAACCCGCAACCACCAAGGAACAGCAGAAGGAAACAAAAAAGGCCGAGACCAAGAACCCCCTTGAGCTTTACTGCACGGACCTGATCGAAAAGGCCCGGAACGGGAGCATCGACCCCCTCATAGGAAGAGAGAAAGAGGTTCAGAGGATAATCCACATTCTCGGCAAGAGAAAGAAAAACAACCCCGTGCTTGTCGGGGACGCGGGGGTAGGGAAAACGGCGATCGTTGAAGGGGTGGCTCACCGCGTGGTTTCCGGGGAAGTCCCCGAAGCGATGAAAAACCTCAAGATACATCTTCTAAACATAGGGACCCTTACGGCCGGAACGAAATACAGGGGAGACTTCGAGGAAAGGCTAAACGCCGTCATAGACGAAACCAAGAGGGATCCGGACAACGTGCTTTTCATAGACGAAATCCACACGGTCATAGGAGCCGGAGCGGTTTCCGGAGGAAGCCTCGACGCGTCTAACATGCTAAAGCCCGCCCTTGCCGGAGGAGACATAAAGTGCATAGGAACGACGACGCTTAAGGAATACAGGATCATCTTCGAGAAAGACCACGCGCTTTCTAGAAGATTCCAGAGAGTAACCGTGGATGAGCCGTCGGTTGAGGACTGCGGAAAAATCCTGTTCGGACTTAAGCGCCATTACGAAAAGTACCACAACGTGAAATACTCCCGGGGAGCGATAAGAGCGTGCATAGAACTCTCCGACAGGTACATAATGGACAGAAAGCTTCCGGACAAGGCGATCGACATCATGGACGAGGCTGGGGCCGCAGTGAAGCTCCGCAACCCTGATCCCGAGATAACGAGACAGGTAAAAGTGTCCGACATGGAGAAGCTGGTCGCGAAGATCGCGAAAATACCGACCAAATCGGTAAAAGCAGAGGACCGAAACCTCCTCCACGACCTCGGGGACAACCTAAAAGAATTCATTTACGCCCAGGACGAGGCCATAGACAAGCTCGTAAACGCCATACAGATGTCGCGAGCCGGCATAAGCGAGCCGGAAAAGCCCGTGGGCTCCTTCATGTTCTCAGGACCTACGGGGGTCGGCAAAACGGAGCTTGCGAAAAAGCTCGCAGAGATCCTTGGGGTTGAATTCATACGTTTCGACATGAGCGAATACATGGAAAAACACACCGTCTCCCGCCTCATAGGCTCGCCGCCCGGATACGTCGGCTATGACCAGGGAGGACAGCTTACCGAAGCCATATACAAATCTCCTCACTGCGTACTTCTGCTTGATGAGATCGAGAAAGCGCACGAGGACATATACAACATACTGCTCCAGGTGATGGACCACGCGACGCTCACGGATTCAAACGGAAGGAAGGTGGACTTCCGACAGGTAATTCTGATTCTGACGACGAACACCGGCTCAAGGGAAAGCATGAACAGGAACGTCGGGTTCGCGAAAAAAGAGTTTGAGGACAAAAGCCCGGAAGCCATAGACAGGTACTTCTCTCCGGAATTTAGAAACAGGCTGAATGAAATCATCAGGTTTAACCCTCTTGATATAAAGATAGTGGAGAGAATAGTCGACAAGATGATCGGAGAGCTTCAGCAGAGGCTCGTCCCGAAAAAAGTAACGATCAGTCTTACGCCGGAAGCAAGGCTTTTTCTCGCCCGCAAGGGCTACGATCCCCAGCTCGGCGCAAGACCCGTGCAAAGAGTAATAAACTCCGAGGTGGCGGAGAAGCTTTCAAAGGAAATCCTCTTCGGCGAACTCTCAGGCGGCGGCAAGGCGATTCTCTCCCTTGAAGATGAACAGATAGTTCTTCGGGCGGAAACTGACTGA
- a CDS encoding ATP-dependent Clp protease adaptor ClpS — MPERENPTHTRDPQQVVREDIRVKRPDMYMIVLLNDDYTPRDFVVWVLMKVFFKNENDSRNIMLEAHTKGKSVVDCYTYDIATTKIRQVKDLAEKYEHPLKCILEVQKAES, encoded by the coding sequence ATGCCTGAGCGCGAGAATCCGACTCATACTAGGGACCCCCAGCAGGTCGTCAGGGAGGATATCCGGGTAAAAAGGCCGGATATGTATATGATAGTCCTGCTAAACGACGACTACACCCCGAGGGACTTCGTAGTCTGGGTTCTCATGAAGGTGTTCTTCAAAAATGAAAACGACAGCAGAAATATAATGCTCGAAGCTCACACCAAGGGAAAAAGCGTCGTCGACTGCTATACCTACGACATAGCTACCACGAAGATAAGACAGGTAAAAGACTTGGCGGAAAAATACGAGCATCCGCTGAAATGCATACTTGAAGTCCAAAAGGCGGAGAGCTGA